The uncultured Methanoregula sp. genomic sequence CAGCAACGAACTGGGCATCACCCGGTCAGCAGTATGGAAACAGATCAATGAGCTTCGCATGATGGGATACGATATTTCCTCGTCACAGAAGGAGGGCTATAAACTAACCCATACCAGCAACAAGCTGCTGCCCTATGAGATCCATAAAAAACTCCATACCCAGGTAATCGGCAAAAAGATTCGATACATCGATAGTACTCCCTCCACTATCGGGATTGGCAAACAGTTATGCTCTGAAGGAAATGTCGAGAAGATCCACGGGACCGTTGTGATTGCGGAAGAACAGACCGGGGGTGTAGGAAGGATGGGGAGGGCCTGGGTTTCTCCGAGGGGGGGCATCTGGGTTACTATTATTCTCAAGCCCCACATCCCCATAGATCACATCTTTATGATCACGATGGCCGGATCAATCGCAGTTGCCCGCGCCATCCGTAAAGAGTTTGACCTTGGTGCCCTGATCAAGTGGCCAAATGACATTTTCATTGGCAACAAGAAAGTTGCCGGCCTCCTCCTCGAGCTTGATGCCGAAGCGGACACCGTTCACTATTGCCTGCTCAGTATCGGCATTGATGTCAACGTTCAAATCAGCAATTTTTCCCCGGCCATCCAGAAGGATATCACTTCCATACAGGCTGAAGTCGGCCATGAAGTGGAGAGGGCATCGTTACTCGCGCGAATCCTCAAAGAATTCGAAAGCCGGTTCCTCCTCATCGAAAGCGGGGAGTATAACGCAATCCTCCAGGAATGGAAGAGCATCTCCTGCACACTCGAGAACCAGGTGCAGATCCGCACCCTGAAAAACACCTTTGAAGGAGAAGCTGTTGATATCGATGAGTACGGAGCCCTCATTATCAAAAAACCCAATGGCAAACTTGAACGCGTGATTGCCGGGGACTGTTATCACCAGTAGTGGCAGATATTTTTTTATCGTCAACCATCAATTTTTTACTGGTTGACGATGTTTGGTAACCTGCAAAAATCCCGGGTCATAGCCTATTCCGCAGTTTTTGTCGGGCTTATTACTATGGGCAGCTGGATTTCCATCCCGTGTTTTCCCGTGCCGTTTACCCTTCAGACCCTTTTTATTCTCCTCTCCGGTGCCGTGATGAAGAGGTACGCAATCATACCGGTCTCCATTTACATAGGAATGGGCCTGCTGGGTCTTCCGGTGTTCCACAACGGCATGGCAGGTCTCGGTATTATCCTGGGCCCGACCGGGGGATATCTCATCGGATTCCTCTTTGCTGCACTCATTACAGGATTCGCCTACGAAAATCCGTCACGGTATTTCCGAATCGGAGGACTGGCAGCGGCAACTGCAGTCATCTATGCCGGTGGCATCTCCTGGCTGATGTATTCCCTCGGATGTAGTTTCCTGGTAGCATTCTCTACCGGTGTCCTGCCATTTATCATTGGCGATGCTATCAAGGCATCGGTGGCATACCTGATTGCAGAACGAATTCCATGATAAGGTTCAAGGATGTTCTCTGTAGAAATCTTTCCATTGATTCCCTGATTATACCAGAGGGAATTACTTCCGTTATTGGAATGAACGGCAGCGGAAAAACGACCCTGCTGAAAACCTGCGCCGGGATACATCTTCCAGAGAGAGGCACCATATTCATAGATGGTACTCCTCCAAGAGAGACAGAAACCGGCTGGGTGAATGAATTTCCCGATCGGAACCTCCTTTTCAATTTCGTATCCGATGAGATAGCCTCATCACTCAGGTTCCGGCAGATTCCCTGCAATGAAACAGAAGCACGGGTCACTGCCCGGATAGAATCGATGGGGATTCTGCATCTGAAAAAACGGCTGGTCCGCGAACTTTCCGGGGGGGAAAAGATCCTTGTTGCTCTTGGAGCTGCGCTGGTCTGCCAGCCATCTGTCCTTGTTCTTGATGAATATGATTCACATCTTGATGCAAAAAAGGTCGGCGAGATCGAAGAAATCATACGGAAGAGTCGTGTTCCGTATGTAATCCGGTCCACCCAGCAGATGGAGACTGCAGCACTCGGGGACTATGTCATATTTCTTGAAAACGGGAGTGTCAAATATGCCGGGACTCCGGATTCTGTTTTTCCATTACTGAAAGATACATCATTCTACCCATTCTCATGGAGGATCGCTCAATGAAGATTTTTTTTGAGAATGTCCACGCGATTCGGGGAAACTGGTCTCTTCGCGCAAATGGCGAGATCGCATGTGGCATCCACCTTCTGATGGGCGAAGTCGGTTGCGGGAAAACAACGCTTGCCCTGATGCTTGCCGGGTTTTTTTCTCCGACATCGGGAACCATAATCAGGGAAGGGATCTCCTCGCAGATGATCTCGTTCCAGTTTCCCGAATATCATATTACCGGCAGTACCCTTGCTGAAGAGTGCCGTTCCTGGGGTCTTGATCCTGACGGGATCCTTTCAAGGGAGCATATTACCCGGGCCCAGGATACTGATCCACTCAAGCTAAGCCGGGGTGAATTAAAACGTTTCCACCTTTCGTGCCTTCTTGAAAAAGAATATGATCTCCTGATTCTCGACGAACCATTCAGCTCCCTCGATTGTACCGAAAAAGAGCGGTATTGCCGGATCATCTCCCGGAAATCCCGGGGGATAACATTCATCCTGACGCATGAACAATCGCTTTTTCCAAAAGTAGACTATATCTGGGAGATACAGGAGGGCAATCTGGTCTGTCTTGGAAGAACACCGGGCGCAATACTGCGTTGGGGGCAGGCACCATTGTTAATAAAAAGACTCATCAGGAGTGGAAAAACACCGGATAACCTGACACCCGAAGATCTCATGGAGGCCGCATGCAGGACATGAGAATCAGGACGGGATCTGCAGCAATACTCTCTGTCATCGCTTTCATCAGTGTTTACGGTGCTCTGGCGGTATTCATCTGGTGGCTGGTTTTCACTCCGCGTCTTGCAATACTCAAAACAATCCGTTCGTCCTACCCGGCATTTTTCCTGATTGCTTTTTTTAGTATTGTTCTTGAGATCACCGGAGGCAGCGGGATCTCCTATTTCGTACGGATGAGTATAATCATACTCATCGGAATATGGATCATCTACGAACAGAAGCCGGGAGATCTTCTTAATATGTCGGTCTGGCTTTTTGGAAACAGGGCCGGTTTTGAAATAGGCATGGTAGCAGAGATGGGCATGCAGTCATTCGAATTGCTTCTCGCTGACTTCGAACGCATCCGCATTGCTGGAAAACTCAAGGGTATAACCTGGGGCCCGAAAAATCTCGTACCAACGGGTATGGTTCTCATCCACGGAGCGCTTGTCCGGGCAGACGATACCGCAGAGCTCCTTGCAGTAAGAGGTTTTTCGAGCGGGGGATCACTCTGTCCGGCATTTGTGACAACGAGACTGGACATCCTTGCCGGAACCAGCGTAATCTGCCTGGCTGTAATTGCATTCGTTCCCGTTAGTGAATTTTTTATACTTTACCGATGAAGCTTTGAGAGGCTTGTTATGATTTTACGGAAGCCCCGAGGTTTCCATTATGCGCACTGCCGCTCCTCATAAAGTTCTGATTACCGATACAACACTCCGGGATGCCCATCAGTCGCTCATCGCCACGCGGTTGCGAACAGAGGATATGATCCCACTCGCACGGGAAATTGACCAATGTGGCTTCTTTTCCGTTGAAGCATGGGGCGGCGCTACTTTTGATACCTGCATACGGTTCCTGAATGATGATCCCTGGGACCGTCTCCGCACACTAAAAGCAGAACTGAAACATACTCCCATCCAGATGCTGCTCCGCGGACAGAATCTTGTTGGCTACCGGCATTATCCCGATGATGTTGTGGATAAATTTATTGCAGCTTCTCACAAGAATGGTGTCGACATTTTTCGTATCTTCGATGCCCTGAATGATATCAGGAACATGAAACGATCAATGGAACAAGTCAAATCTGCAGGAGCACACCTGCAGAGCACCATATCATATACTACGAGTCCCGTTCACAATACCCGGTCGTTTATTGAAATGGCAAAAGAGCTCTATTCTCTTGATTCTGATTCTATATGCATCAAGGATATGGCAGGCCTGATTATGCCAGAAGCTGCGAGGGAACTCATCACCGGGATCAAGGATGCAGTCGATATCAAAATCTGCCTGCACAGCCACTCCACGAGCGGGATCGCTCCCATGAGTTACCAGACTGCGATCGAAGCGGGTGTCGATATCCTTGATACGGCCATGTCCCCGTTCGCCATGGGAACATCCCAGCCCCCGACAGAGAGTATCGTTGCATCTCTTATCGGAACGCCCCGGGCTACGGGAATTGACCTGATTAAACTCCGGGAAGTACGAAATGTCTGCCTGCAGATCCGGGAGAAATATGCGGGACTGGTGAGCCCGATATCGGAAAGGGTTGACAGCGATGTACTCATTTACCAGCTCCCGGGAGGAATGATCTCCAATACCGTATCCCAGTTGCAGGAGCAGGACGCCCTGAACCGGTGGGATGATGTCCTTTCAGAGATTCCGCGGGTCCGTAAGGATCTCGGTTACCCTCCCCTGGTCACACCTACAAGCCAAATCGTCGGGACCCAGGCTGTCCTGAACGTGCTTGTGAATGGCGAGCGCTATCGCAACGTGACAAAGGAAGTCAAGGATTATGTCCGGGGATTGTACGGAAAATCCCCGGCACCGGTCAGCGACGAGATCCGTCACATCATAATCGGAGATGAGAGCGTTGTCACAGTCCGGCCTGCCGACCTGCTCGAACCTGCCTATGAAAAGATGAAGAAAGAAGCGATTGCAGCCGGCCTGGTCAAAAAAGAGGAGGATATCCTCACGTACATCCTGTATCCGGCAATTGCGCCATCGTTCCTCAAGGGAGAACGGGTTTTGGAAGAGATCCCAAAGAAACAGGCTCCTGCGAAACCACAGGCGGATATCCCCAGTCAGATGGAAGTGGAAGTGGACGGGGAAGTCTTTTCCGTCAGGATTGTTTCAGTAGGCGGAAGTCAGGTTGCAGTGACAAGTGTTTCCGCACCGCAAAAAGCCCCCCGGGGGGATATTGTCGGCGGGATCAAGAGCAATATGCAGGGAATGGTTCTCCAAGTGCTGGCGAGCAGGGGCGCTGTAGTCAAGAAAGGGGATACGCTGGTTGTCCTTGAAGCAATGAAGATGGAGAACCCAATCCACAGTCCGGTTGACGGCAAAGTCACGGAGATCTTTGTTGATGCCGGCGATGTCGTCCAGAACGGCGATGTCCTGCTGGTGGTTCAATGAAATATTTTGAAAAACTTTTAATTGCCAACCGGGGTGAGATCGCCATCCGGGTCATGCGTGCATGCCGCGAACTGGACATTGAGACCGTGGCAATCTTTTCCGATGCTGACAAAAATGCCCTCCATGTAAAATATGCTGACGAAGCATTCCATGTCGGAGAAGCTCATCCTTCCAAAAGTTATCTCAACATGGATCGCATCCTCGATATTGCGCGGAAAAGCGGGGCTGAAGCGGTACATCCCGGGTATGGATTTCTGGCGGAAAACTACAAGTTTGCGAAAAGGTGCCTGGAAGAAAATGTTACTTTCATCGGACCCCGGTGGAAGACGATCCAGGCCATGGGATCGAAGATCGGCAGTAAACAGATGATGAAAGATGCCGGTGTCCCGGTTCTGCCCGGAACAGACGGTGGAATTCAAAATATTGACGATGCAAAAAAGGTTGCCGAACGCGTGGGCTACCCGGTCATCGTCAAAGCAAGTGCCGGCGGGGGTGGTATCGGTATGCAGATCGTTAATGACGAGAAAGGACTTGAAGAGGCCATTACCGCAAGCATGCGCATCGCCAAATCTGCATTCGGCGATGCAACCGTATTTATTGAGAAATACCTGGTGAAGCCCCGTCATATTGAATTCCAGGTCCTTGCTGACGAACACGGTAATGCAGTTCACTTGTATGACAGGGAGTGTTCGATCCAACGACGTCATCAAAAACTGGTGGAAGAAGCCCCGTCTCCCATTATGACAAAAGAACTGCGGGATCGGATGTCTGCCTCAGCCCTGAAAGTTGCGGAGGCCTCACATTACAGTAATGCCGGCTCTGTTGAATTCCTGTACAGTCAGGGAAATTATTATTTTATGGAGATGAATACCCGCCTTCAGGTCGAACACACAATAACTGAGATTATTACCGGTGTCGATCTTGTAAAACAGCAGATTGCCATTGCTGCCGGTGAGAACCTTCCCTTTGAACAGAATGATCTCTCGATCCGGGGTCATGCAATCGAGTGCAGGATTAATGCCGAAGATCCCATCAACAATTTTGCTGCGGATCCTGGCAAGATCATCCGGTACCGATCCCCGGGAGGGCCGGGGATCCGGGTTGACAGCGGCATTCATATGGGCTACATGATTCCCCCTAATTATGATTCCATGATCGCCAAACTCTGTGCATGGGACAGTACTCGCGGAGAGGCAATCAAACGGATGAGGCGTGCAATATCCGAATATATCATCCTTGGGATCAAGACAACCCTGCCGCTGCATTATGCTATCATGAACAACCAGCAGTATGTTGAGGGCAATACTCATACCCACTTCCTCCAGGAAGAGCATATCTTGAGTACACTCGACCGGTACAAACGGGATGAAGAGACACGCATGCAGACGCTTGCCGGATCGTTCGAACAGGGCAAGAAGGTTGCTGCGATAACGGTTGCTGTAAACCAATTCCTGCAGCAGCAAAAGAAGTAAGACTACAGGATAAAACGCCGTATGAGAACCTTTAATAGTTTTTACGGCGTTTCTATTATGCACTTTTGTGCTGCGGTGGCCTAGCTGGTTAGGGCGCCAGACTCATAGGGTTCAAATGAACGCGTTTGATCGTTCAGACTTTGAGACATCTGGAGATCGGGGGATCGTAACCCTCCCGCAGCATTCTGTTTTCACGATATCGTACTGATTCATTTTCCGGATATATCCGCTGATTTATGCGCACCAAATTCATTTTGGATAATAATTTGCTGATTTTTTTCAGATATGATAAAAAAATTTAAGTGGGGCGTCATGCAACACTGATCCTGAATTTTAGGTGAAAAAATGCTTCTTGTAAATGCAGCTGTAGGCATTATACAGTTAGTCATCGCAATCATTTTTGCGGTAGTTGCACTGTATATCGGATTCTCAGTATTCGGAAAAGTAACCGGAAGTATAGATGAACAGAAAGAACTTGCAAAGGGGAACGTTGCTTTCGGAATTGTCGTTGCAGCCATTTTCATTGCAATTGCCCTGATCGTTCAATCCGGCGTCTCTGGGATCTCTGTTGGTATCGGCAAGGCAACCGCACTGGGTCTGACCTCCGCCGATGGTCTGGTCGCAATCTGTGTTGCATTCATCCAGCTTATCCTTGGCATCCTCCTTGCAGTTGGCGCTATTTACCTCGCGCTCAGCATCCTCGACAAACTCACGAAGGGAATTGAGGAGTTCGAAGAGCTCAAGAAAGGAAATGTTGCCGTGGCCCTTGAGATGGCCGGTGTCATCATTGCAGTTGCACTGATTATCCAGTCAGGTATTGGCGGTATCACTGCCGCATTAATCTGATCTTTTTTTAAGGGGGGTCTTACTATCGCGGCTGCCCGAACCGGTTCATCATCTGGATCAGTTCAGCAAAGCCGTCCATTTCCAAAGACAGAACATCATCCCGGGTCATTCCCATGCTGGTTTCTGCATCCGCGGTCAGCATCTCCGGTCCCCGCACCGCAACACGATCGTGTCCATCCTTGGTTACCAACTCCTGCATCTCTGAGTCATGGATAAATGCCCGACCGGGAATTATGACCGTATCACGCAACGCTGCTAGGTCCAGTCCGCAGAGATCAACTGCAGTAATCAGACAGGCAATCTCTTTTTTTACGGGGATGACCGGGTCTGCAGAGCCACATTCCCTGAGTACCCGTTCAATATATGGTGCGGCAATACTGCCGCTGATAACCGAAGCCCGACCTGAAACACGGGGGAGTTTTTTCATCAGGTCCGGTTCGTTCAGGATTGCAAACGGGGAGCCGATTTCCGGGTCCCATAATGGTGTTCCGGAAATTTTCAGAGTGTATTTTCCCTGGAGACATGATACGAGATTTTTAAAAGATTCCACGGACTGGACCGCCTGCCCCGGGATAATCGGACCATTTCCAAGGATTAAACCCTGCTCTCTGGCATTTGCATACCTCATCAGGATAATTCCTTTGGCACCACAGTTATCGAGCCATGCACAGGTCTCCTCAAGAACAACACCATCATTGATTCCCGGCAGGATCACTGCTGCTGCATAGACATCCACCGATTTACACAGGCGCTCAAGGATCTGCAGAGACACATCCGGGGTCGGATCATGCATGTACCGTTTGCGAAGTTTGGGATCCGAAGCGAAAACCGTGAAAGATATTTCAGCAAGGCCATGATCGATGAGCAGGTCTGCAATCGCAGGATCATCCCATCCTTTACCGCTCGTATACCCGATGTGCAGGGGGGCCTCCATACTGCCAAGAAGCTCGATCAGTTCGCTAAAACGCGGGTAGCAGCTCGGATCCCCGCCACCACTGATAGTAATCCTGTCGAGTTCCCCGGTTCGTGACTGGAGATTTGCCAGTGTTTCGTCGGCAATTGTTTTTAAATCCTTGAACCCGGCGTATTCTTCTTTGACTCCCCGGGTGCAGTAGTCGCACCCTTTCTTGAATGGAAGGCAATAGCGGCACCCGAATGGCTGGACACCTTTAACATGCCTGAAATAACAGTATTCACAGAAACCGCGGCAGTTGATGCCCGGGCTCCCACCAATATCCACGGTCAGCTGTGACATCGTTAGTAATAGGTCTTTTTTTTAGCGTATAAGATATTGCAATGGAGTTGCCGTCCGGGATTATTGATTCGGTTTTATCTGTTAAATGGATACAGAAATCCAATTCATCTTTCAAAAAGATAAATTTTAATGATTCATGGGAAAACGAGTATTTCTTCAAGGAAACGGAAATGGTGCTCATCCCCCCTCCAAAACAGCTTATTAAAAATTGAAGAACTATAATCTCCGACGTGGAATTAGTTTCTGGCCATAGGTTGTGTTCAGGGGTCTTTTTATCCAAATCTATCCTGAATTATGTGGCAGAAATATGTGAATTTCAAACACCGCTAAAGAGAAAATTTTAGTCGTTGTTATTCGCGTATTTTGACAAAATAACCGAATTTTCCAAGGGTTATTTGTCCGGTGGACATTGACATTTAAAAAACCGTACCACCACTCCGGTCCCGGATAATCCGGGCTCAAATTGGACCCGGAATGATGCATCTTTCCAATACTCCTGAAGGGAATCCAATTCCAGCGATGAATATTTGAGACAGACAGAATCGTATTATTTGAGCTGAATAACAATATAAAAGATCATATCAGGTCCGGTTTCCAATACATTCAAATTTTTATGGAGTAAATTAATACCTCGGCAGGTTAGTCATGGTTAAGAAGGCGTTTATTACAGGTATAACCGGGCAGGATGGCTCGTATCTTGCAGAGTTATTACTGTCCAAAGGGTACGAAGTTCATGGATTGATCAGACGCGCTTCAACATTCAATACGGGTCGAATTGATTCAATATTTATGGATCCTCATGACCCTCAGGCTCGGTTGTTTTTGCATTATGGGGATCTCTCAGATTCAGAACAGATCGCTAATGTGTTGTATAATCTTAAACCCGATGAGGTGTATCACCTTGGTGCGCAGAGTCATGTACGGGTGAGTTTTGATACACCGGAATATACCGGAAATGTAACTGCACTTGGCACAACACGTTTACTGGAAGCAATCCGGAGAAGTAATTCATCCGTAAAATTTTACCAGGCTTCCTCCAGTGAAATGTTTGGCGCTGCCTCACCGCCTCAGGGTGAGCGAACACCGTTCCATCCAAGAAGCCCCTATGCATGTGCAAAAGTGTACTCTTACTGGATGACACGGAATTATCGTGAAGGGTACAATCTTTTTGCCGCTAATGGCATTCTGTTCAACCATGAATCCCCACGGAGGGGAGAGACCTTTGTAACCCGTAAAATTACACGGGCAATTGCCCATATCCTTGCAGGAAAGGAAAAATATCTCTATTTAGGAAATCTGGATGCAAAGCGTGACTGGGGATTTGCTCCGGAGTATGTTGAATGTATGTGGCGAATCCTCCAACAGGAAAAAGCAGACGATTATGTCATTGGAACGGGGGAAACACATTCTGTGCGCGAGTTTCTCCACGAATCGTTTGTGTATGCCGGACTTGATGTTGATGAGCATGTCCGAATTGATCCGAAATATTTCCGACCAACAGAAGTTGAAGTACTCATTGCGGATCCAAGTAAATCGGAGAAGAATCTTAACTGGAAACCGGTAATAAAATTCAGGGATCTTGTGAGGATCATGGTCGATGCGGATATGAAAGCATTCGGGCTCAAACCA encodes the following:
- a CDS encoding biotin--[acetyl-CoA-carboxylase] ligase; amino-acid sequence: MPESTFKILEILERSGGPISGETISNELGITRSAVWKQINELRMMGYDISSSQKEGYKLTHTSNKLLPYEIHKKLHTQVIGKKIRYIDSTPSTIGIGKQLCSEGNVEKIHGTVVIAEEQTGGVGRMGRAWVSPRGGIWVTIILKPHIPIDHIFMITMAGSIAVARAIRKEFDLGALIKWPNDIFIGNKKVAGLLLELDAEADTVHYCLLSIGIDVNVQISNFSPAIQKDITSIQAEVGHEVERASLLARILKEFESRFLLIESGEYNAILQEWKSISCTLENQVQIRTLKNTFEGEAVDIDEYGALIIKKPNGKLERVIAGDCYHQ
- a CDS encoding biotin transporter BioY; protein product: MFGNLQKSRVIAYSAVFVGLITMGSWISIPCFPVPFTLQTLFILLSGAVMKRYAIIPVSIYIGMGLLGLPVFHNGMAGLGIILGPTGGYLIGFLFAALITGFAYENPSRYFRIGGLAAATAVIYAGGISWLMYSLGCSFLVAFSTGVLPFIIGDAIKASVAYLIAERIP
- a CDS encoding energy-coupling factor ABC transporter ATP-binding protein gives rise to the protein MIRFKDVLCRNLSIDSLIIPEGITSVIGMNGSGKTTLLKTCAGIHLPERGTIFIDGTPPRETETGWVNEFPDRNLLFNFVSDEIASSLRFRQIPCNETEARVTARIESMGILHLKKRLVRELSGGEKILVALGAALVCQPSVLVLDEYDSHLDAKKVGEIEEIIRKSRVPYVIRSTQQMETAALGDYVIFLENGSVKYAGTPDSVFPLLKDTSFYPFSWRIAQ
- a CDS encoding energy-coupling factor ABC transporter ATP-binding protein, translating into MKIFFENVHAIRGNWSLRANGEIACGIHLLMGEVGCGKTTLALMLAGFFSPTSGTIIREGISSQMISFQFPEYHITGSTLAEECRSWGLDPDGILSREHITRAQDTDPLKLSRGELKRFHLSCLLEKEYDLLILDEPFSSLDCTEKERYCRIISRKSRGITFILTHEQSLFPKVDYIWEIQEGNLVCLGRTPGAILRWGQAPLLIKRLIRSGKTPDNLTPEDLMEAACRT
- a CDS encoding pyruvate/oxaloacetate carboxyltransferase codes for the protein MRTAAPHKVLITDTTLRDAHQSLIATRLRTEDMIPLAREIDQCGFFSVEAWGGATFDTCIRFLNDDPWDRLRTLKAELKHTPIQMLLRGQNLVGYRHYPDDVVDKFIAASHKNGVDIFRIFDALNDIRNMKRSMEQVKSAGAHLQSTISYTTSPVHNTRSFIEMAKELYSLDSDSICIKDMAGLIMPEAARELITGIKDAVDIKICLHSHSTSGIAPMSYQTAIEAGVDILDTAMSPFAMGTSQPPTESIVASLIGTPRATGIDLIKLREVRNVCLQIREKYAGLVSPISERVDSDVLIYQLPGGMISNTVSQLQEQDALNRWDDVLSEIPRVRKDLGYPPLVTPTSQIVGTQAVLNVLVNGERYRNVTKEVKDYVRGLYGKSPAPVSDEIRHIIIGDESVVTVRPADLLEPAYEKMKKEAIAAGLVKKEEDILTYILYPAIAPSFLKGERVLEEIPKKQAPAKPQADIPSQMEVEVDGEVFSVRIVSVGGSQVAVTSVSAPQKAPRGDIVGGIKSNMQGMVLQVLASRGAVVKKGDTLVVLEAMKMENPIHSPVDGKVTEIFVDAGDVVQNGDVLLVVQ
- a CDS encoding acetyl-CoA carboxylase biotin carboxylase subunit, which produces MKYFEKLLIANRGEIAIRVMRACRELDIETVAIFSDADKNALHVKYADEAFHVGEAHPSKSYLNMDRILDIARKSGAEAVHPGYGFLAENYKFAKRCLEENVTFIGPRWKTIQAMGSKIGSKQMMKDAGVPVLPGTDGGIQNIDDAKKVAERVGYPVIVKASAGGGGIGMQIVNDEKGLEEAITASMRIAKSAFGDATVFIEKYLVKPRHIEFQVLADEHGNAVHLYDRECSIQRRHQKLVEEAPSPIMTKELRDRMSASALKVAEASHYSNAGSVEFLYSQGNYYFMEMNTRLQVEHTITEIITGVDLVKQQIAIAAGENLPFEQNDLSIRGHAIECRINAEDPINNFAADPGKIIRYRSPGGPGIRVDSGIHMGYMIPPNYDSMIAKLCAWDSTRGEAIKRMRRAISEYIILGIKTTLPLHYAIMNNQQYVEGNTHTHFLQEEHILSTLDRYKRDEETRMQTLAGSFEQGKKVAAITVAVNQFLQQQKK
- a CDS encoding DUF350 domain-containing protein, translated to MLLVNAAVGIIQLVIAIIFAVVALYIGFSVFGKVTGSIDEQKELAKGNVAFGIVVAAIFIAIALIVQSGVSGISVGIGKATALGLTSADGLVAICVAFIQLILGILLAVGAIYLALSILDKLTKGIEEFEELKKGNVAVALEMAGVIIAVALIIQSGIGGITAALI
- the mmp10 gene encoding methyl coenzyme M reductase-arginine methyltransferase Mmp10 (Mmp10 (methanogenesis marker protein 10) is a cobalamin-requiring radical SAM methyltransferase that creates the methylarginine modification to methyl coenzyme M reductase.), which translates into the protein MSQLTVDIGGSPGINCRGFCEYCYFRHVKGVQPFGCRYCLPFKKGCDYCTRGVKEEYAGFKDLKTIADETLANLQSRTGELDRITISGGGDPSCYPRFSELIELLGSMEAPLHIGYTSGKGWDDPAIADLLIDHGLAEISFTVFASDPKLRKRYMHDPTPDVSLQILERLCKSVDVYAAAVILPGINDGVVLEETCAWLDNCGAKGIILMRYANAREQGLILGNGPIIPGQAVQSVESFKNLVSCLQGKYTLKISGTPLWDPEIGSPFAILNEPDLMKKLPRVSGRASVISGSIAAPYIERVLRECGSADPVIPVKKEIACLITAVDLCGLDLAALRDTVIIPGRAFIHDSEMQELVTKDGHDRVAVRGPEMLTADAETSMGMTRDDVLSLEMDGFAELIQMMNRFGQPR
- the gmd gene encoding GDP-mannose 4,6-dehydratase is translated as MVKKAFITGITGQDGSYLAELLLSKGYEVHGLIRRASTFNTGRIDSIFMDPHDPQARLFLHYGDLSDSEQIANVLYNLKPDEVYHLGAQSHVRVSFDTPEYTGNVTALGTTRLLEAIRRSNSSVKFYQASSSEMFGAASPPQGERTPFHPRSPYACAKVYSYWMTRNYREGYNLFAANGILFNHESPRRGETFVTRKITRAIAHILAGKEKYLYLGNLDAKRDWGFAPEYVECMWRILQQEKADDYVIGTGETHSVREFLHESFVYAGLDVDEHVRIDPKYFRPTEVEVLIADPSKSEKNLNWKPVIKFRDLVRIMVDADMKAFGLKPIGEGNEIIRSQFPNRWWNSD